One window from the genome of Paracoccus zhejiangensis encodes:
- the hisD gene encoding histidinol dehydrogenase, producing the protein MPITLNTSDADFDAGFTRMLSMKREDSADVNTAVAAIIDDVRARGDQALCELTARFDRLELTPEALRFTPDEIEAEIARVSDEDRAALTMAAERIRAYHARQMPEDASWTDPEGATLGWRWTPVSAAGLYVPGGLASYPSSVLMNAIPARVAGVERLVICVPTPDGVVNPLVLLAAKLAGVEEIYRIGGAQAIAALAHGTRTIAPVDKITGPGNAYVAAAKRQVFGKVGIDMIAGPSEVLIIAEGAQNPDWIALDLLAQAEHDADAQSILITTDPTLAHAVAGAVDRILPTLPRAEIAGASWRDYGTLIIARDLDEAARLSNRIAPEHLELVVDDPEALALKCVHAGAIFLGAHTPEAVGDYVSGPNHVLPTARSARFSSGLSVLDFLKRTTIARLTPGALAAIGPAAVRLAGAEGLQAHGASVQARLELLNERSGG; encoded by the coding sequence ATGCCGATCACACTGAACACCTCGGATGCGGATTTCGACGCGGGTTTCACCCGGATGCTGTCGATGAAGCGCGAGGATTCGGCCGATGTGAATACGGCCGTCGCGGCGATCATCGATGATGTGCGTGCCCGTGGCGACCAGGCGCTCTGCGAACTGACCGCGCGGTTTGACCGGCTGGAGCTGACGCCGGAGGCGCTGCGCTTCACGCCCGACGAGATCGAGGCCGAAATCGCCCGGGTCAGCGACGAGGATCGCGCCGCCCTGACCATGGCGGCCGAGCGTATCCGTGCCTATCACGCCAGGCAGATGCCCGAGGATGCCAGTTGGACCGATCCCGAGGGCGCGACCCTTGGCTGGCGCTGGACGCCGGTGTCGGCGGCCGGGCTTTACGTGCCGGGCGGGCTGGCCTCTTATCCCTCATCGGTGCTGATGAACGCCATTCCCGCGCGGGTCGCCGGGGTCGAGCGGCTTGTGATCTGCGTGCCGACACCGGATGGCGTGGTCAATCCGCTGGTCCTCTTGGCAGCGAAGCTGGCCGGGGTCGAGGAGATCTACCGCATCGGCGGGGCGCAGGCGATTGCCGCGCTGGCCCATGGCACCAGGACGATCGCGCCGGTCGACAAGATCACCGGGCCGGGCAATGCCTATGTTGCGGCGGCCAAGCGGCAGGTCTTCGGCAAGGTCGGGATCGACATGATCGCCGGCCCGTCGGAGGTGCTGATCATCGCCGAGGGCGCGCAGAACCCCGACTGGATCGCGCTCGATCTGCTGGCGCAGGCCGAGCATGATGCCGATGCGCAATCGATCCTGATCACCACCGATCCCACGCTGGCCCATGCGGTCGCGGGCGCGGTGGACCGCATCCTGCCGACGCTGCCGCGCGCCGAGATCGCCGGGGCCAGCTGGCGCGACTATGGCACGCTGATCATCGCCCGCGATCTGGACGAGGCGGCGCGCCTGTCGAACCGCATCGCGCCCGAGCATCTGGAGCTGGTGGTCGACGATCCCGAGGCGCTGGCCCTGAAATGCGTCCATGCCGGGGCGATCTTCCTTGGCGCGCATACGCCCGAGGCCGTCGGCGATTATGTCAGCGGCCCGAACCATGTCCTGCCCACCGCCCGCTCGGCCCGGTTTTCCTCGGGCCTGTCGGTGCTGGATTTCCTGAAACGCACCACCATCGCCCGGCTGACCCCCGGCGCGCTGGCCGCCATCGGCCCGGCTGCCGTGCGGCTGGCGGGGGCCGAAGGGCTGCAGGCGCATGGCGCCTCGGTTCAGGCACGGCTGGAGCTGCTGAACGAAAGGAGCGGGGGATGA
- the murA gene encoding UDP-N-acetylglucosamine 1-carboxyvinyltransferase, which translates to MDQIIVTGNGALNGEIPIAGAKNACLTLMPATLLTDQPLTLTNAPRLSDIRTMTELLRSLGAEVASLQDGTVLALSSHDLTSQRAEYDIVRKMRASILVLGPLLARYGHAEVSLPGGCAIGARPVDLHLRALEAMGAELDLREGYVNAKAPSGGLRGAVIDFPIVSVGATENALLAATLARGTTVLKNAAREPEIVDLAECLRRMGARIEGETTGTITIEGVDALHGATHPVVTDRIELGTYMLAPAICGGEVECLGGRIDLLGAFCEKLDEAGVSVEQTNRGIKVARKNGRIKAVDVKTEPFPGFPTDLQAQMMALMCTAEGTSVLEETIFENRFMHAPELARMGARIEVHGGHATVTGVSKLKGAPVMATDLRASVSLILAGLAAEGETIVSRVYHLDRGYEHVVRKLRGVGAKIERVKEGEAAHG; encoded by the coding sequence ATGGATCAGATCATCGTGACGGGCAACGGGGCGCTGAATGGCGAGATCCCGATTGCCGGGGCCAAGAATGCCTGCCTGACGCTGATGCCGGCGACGCTGTTGACGGATCAGCCGCTTACGCTGACCAATGCCCCGCGGCTGTCGGATATCCGCACCATGACCGAACTGCTGCGCAGTCTCGGCGCCGAGGTAGCCTCTCTGCAGGACGGCACGGTGCTGGCGCTGTCGAGCCATGACCTGACCAGCCAGCGGGCCGAATATGACATCGTGCGCAAGATGCGCGCCTCGATCCTGGTGCTGGGTCCGCTTCTGGCGCGCTATGGCCATGCCGAGGTCTCGCTGCCCGGTGGCTGCGCCATCGGCGCGCGGCCGGTGGACCTGCATCTGCGGGCGCTGGAGGCGATGGGCGCGGAACTGGACCTGCGCGAGGGCTATGTGAACGCCAAGGCGCCCTCGGGGGGCTTGCGCGGTGCGGTGATCGACTTCCCGATCGTCTCGGTCGGCGCGACCGAGAACGCTTTGCTGGCCGCCACGCTGGCGCGCGGCACCACGGTGCTGAAGAATGCCGCGCGCGAACCCGAGATCGTCGATCTGGCAGAATGCCTGCGTCGCATGGGCGCGCGGATCGAGGGCGAGACCACCGGCACCATCACCATCGAGGGCGTCGATGCCCTGCATGGCGCGACCCACCCGGTCGTCACCGACCGGATCGAGTTGGGCACCTACATGCTGGCGCCTGCCATCTGCGGCGGCGAGGTCGAATGCCTCGGCGGCCGGATCGATCTGCTGGGCGCCTTCTGCGAGAAGTTGGACGAGGCCGGGGTCTCGGTCGAGCAGACCAATCGCGGCATCAAGGTCGCGCGCAAGAATGGCCGCATCAAGGCCGTGGACGTAAAGACCGAACCCTTCCCCGGCTTCCCTACCGATCTGCAGGCGCAGATGATGGCGCTGATGTGCACTGCCGAAGGCACCAGCGTGCTCGAGGAAACCATCTTCGAGAACCGGTTCATGCACGCGCCCGAACTGGCGCGGATGGGCGCCAGGATCGAGGTTCATGGCGGCCATGCCACCGTCACCGGGGTCAGCAAGCTGAAAGGCGCGCCGGTCATGGCGACCGATCTGCGCGCCTCGGTCAGCCTGATTCTCGCCGGCCTGGCGGCAGAGGGCGAAACCATCGTCAGCCGCGTCTATCACCTTGATCGCGGCTATGAGCATGTCGTGCGCAAGCTGCGCGGCGTCGGCGCCAAGATCGAGCGGGTGAAGGAAGGCGAGGCCGCCCATGGCTGA
- a CDS encoding DUF2948 family protein, whose protein sequence is MADAGFFDAGPDSPLALKAEGEADLRVISALVQDAILPANELSYDSKARRLALLINRFRWEDAEAARREKREFERVRALLIVNDVLKLQSDGLSRDADTVLELLTIDWQPGADGTGRLLLEFAGDGTLAADVECINLDLRDVTRPYVAPSGKAPHHPE, encoded by the coding sequence ATGGCTGATGCGGGCTTCTTTGATGCCGGGCCGGACAGCCCGCTGGCGCTGAAGGCCGAGGGCGAGGCCGATCTGAGGGTGATCTCGGCGCTGGTGCAGGACGCGATCCTGCCGGCGAACGAACTCAGCTATGACAGCAAGGCCCGACGTCTGGCGCTGCTGATCAATCGCTTCCGGTGGGAAGATGCCGAGGCCGCGCGGCGCGAGAAGCGCGAGTTCGAGCGGGTCCGGGCGCTGCTGATCGTCAATGACGTGCTCAAGTTGCAAAGCGACGGGCTCAGCCGCGATGCCGACACGGTTCTGGAACTGCTGACGATCGATTGGCAACCGGGTGCGGATGGCACCGGGCGGCTGCTGCTGGAATTCGCCGGCGACGGCACGCTGGCAGCGGATGTGGAATGCATCAATCTCGACCTGCGCGACGTGACCCGGCCCTATGTCGCGCCCTCGGGCAAGGCACCGCATCACCCGGAATGA